In the Mauremys mutica isolate MM-2020 ecotype Southern chromosome 13, ASM2049712v1, whole genome shotgun sequence genome, one interval contains:
- the LOC123348677 gene encoding olfactory receptor 10S1-like has translation MEAGNQMPVTEFVLEGLSNTRELPSLFFLLFLLLYLLALLGNALTLLTVLYDPRLHALPMYCFLGHLSFLDACLSSVAVPKILAGLAGPGGRTISFGGCAVQLYVFHFLASTECFLYMVMAYDRFLAICHPLCYTVVMSRRACMGLAAGTWLTSSLCATIHTALTFRLPYCGPSRVEYFVCDIPSVLKLACADTAADKAVILANIGVVAAGCFLLICISYAYISSAVLKIHTAQGRLRAQFSTCSAHLSLVLLFYAPLLFVYVHSYSSHVSDGAVAVFYTMFTPLLNPFIYTLRNKEMKKALRRLGYGSALSQNGTKS, from the coding sequence ATGGAGGCAGGAAACCAAATGCCCGTGACAGAATTCGTCCTGGAGGGACTCTCGAACACCAGGGAGCTTCCCTCtctcttcttccttctcttcctcctcctctaccTGCTCGCCCTGCTGGGCAACGCCCTCACCCTGCTGACTGTGCTCTACGATCCCCGACTCCACGCTCTGCCCATGTACTGCTTCCTCGGCCACCTCTCCTTCCTCGACGCCTGCCTCTCCTCCGTCGCCGTGCCCAAGATCCTGGCTGGCTTGGCGGGGCCTGGTGGCAGGACCATCTCCTTCGGCGGCTGTGCGGTGCAGCTCTACGTCTTCCATTTCCTGGCCAGCACCGAGTGCTTCCTCTACATGGTGATGGCCTATGACCGCTTCCTGGCCATCTGCCACCCTCTGTGCTACACCGTGGTCATGAGCAGAAGGGCCTgcatggggctggcagccggcacctggctCACCAGCTCACTCTGTGCCACGATCCACACCGCCCTGACCTTCCGCCTGCCCTACTGTGGCCCCAGCCGGGTGGAATACTTTGTCTGCGACATCCCCTCTGTGCTGAAGCTGGCCTGTGCCGACACGGCTGCCGACAAAGCTGTCATTCTGGCCAACATCGGGGTGGTGGCAGCTGGCTGCTTCCTGCTGATCTGCATTTCCTACGCCTACATCTCATCTGCCGTCCTGAAGATCCACACGGCCCAGGGGAGGCTGCGGGCCCAGTTCTCCACCTGCAGCGCCCACCTcagcctggtgctgctgttctatGCGCCACTGCTGTTTGTATACGTGCACTCCTATTCGAGTCACGTATCCGACGGGGCAGTGGCTGTGTTCTACACCATGTTCACCCCGCTTTTGAACCCTTTCATATACacgctgaggaacaaggagatgaaAAAGGCCCTTAGGCGACTTGGTTATGGATCAGCGCTGTCTCAGAATGGAACCAAAAGCTGA
- the LOC123347757 gene encoding putative olfactory receptor 10D4, with protein MGQVNHTVVTHFILLGIPNTDGLQTILFITFLAFYLCTLLGNLLIFSAILTDPRLHTPMYFFLCNLSMLDIGFSSISTPKILVNLWAQSRVISLGGCMSQVFFYHFLGSTECLLFTVMAYDRYVAICHPLRYLLIMNRRVCALLAAGTWIASSLHATILTSLTFTLPYCGSNVVEYFFCDIFPVVKLACADTYVIKTVSFTNIGVVPMTCFLLILASYVRIIYSVLKMNSAKGRRKAASTCASHLAVVTLFFGPCALVYTQPQLSKMLVTPVQIFGNVVTPMLNPTIYTLRNKDVKAALRKLRGGQTPAP; from the coding sequence ATGGGGCAGGTCAACCACACTGTGGTGACTCATTTCATCCTCTTAGGGATCCCCAACACTGACGGCCTCCAGACCATCCTCTTCATCACCTTCTTAGCCTTCTACCTCTGCACCCTGCTGGGCAACCTGCTCATCTTCTCAGCCATCCTCACTGACCCCCGCctgcacacccccatgtacttcttcctctgCAACCTCTCCATGCTGGATATTGGTTTTTCTTCCATCAGCACCCCCAAAATACTGGTTAATCTCTGGGCTCAGAGCAGGGTCATCTCTCTGGGCGGGTGCATGTCCCAGGTCTTCTTCTACCACTTCCTGGGCAGCACCGAGTGCCTGCTCTTCACTGTCATGGCCTACGACCggtacgtggccatctgccaccCGCTGCGCTACCTGCTCATCATGAACCGGAGGGTGTGCGCCCTCCTGGCCGCCGGCACCTGGATCGCCAGCTCCCTCCATGCCACCATCCTCACCAGCCTGACCTTCACGCTGCCCTACTGCGGGTCCAACGTGGTGGAGTATTTCTTCTGCGACATCTTCCCAGTGGTCAAGCTGGCCTGTGCGGACACATATGTCATCAAGACGGTGAGCTTCACCAATATTGGGGTGGTGCCTATGACCTGCTTCCTCCTCATCCTCGCATCCTACGTCAGGATCATCTACTCCGTCCTGAAGATGAACTCAGCCAAAGGGCGGCGCAAAGCAGCCTCCACTTGCGCCTCGCATCTGGCGGTGGTGACGCTGTTCTTTGGGCCCTGTGCCCTGGTCTACACGCAGCCCCAGCTAAGCAAAATGCTGGTGACCCCTGTGCAGATCTTTGGCAACGTGGTTACGCCCATGCTGAACCCGACCATCTACACGCTGAGGAACAAGGATGTGAAAGCGGCTctgagaaaactgagagggggtCAAACACCTGCACCTTGA